A single genomic interval of Zingiber officinale cultivar Zhangliang chromosome 4A, Zo_v1.1, whole genome shotgun sequence harbors:
- the LOC121972371 gene encoding fructose-bisphosphate aldolase 3, chloroplastic-like — MGSLSHERKYDTFAPPSSPCALKYIEHHVSKLDTLVGVAIKYGVEKSIASLGHGILAIDESNATCGKMLASIGLENTEQNRQAYRQLLLTTSGLGAYISGAILYEETLYQSTTDGKKFVDCLHHEKIMPGIKVDKGLVPLPGSNNESWCQGLDGLASRCAEYYKQGARFAKWRTAVSIPSGPSTLAVMVAAWGLARYAAIAQVAIPLHQLKSANSSTSKKKPAEKYIQVVSVDNHEFWLMGFMHYDSAAKSLQDALNDAQNTKPVTTASSV; from the exons ATGGGATCTCTTTcccatgagagaaaatatgatacctTTGCTCCTCCCTCGTCTCCTTGTGCGTTGAAGTACATCGAGCATCATGTATCCAAGTTGGACACACTTGTAGGCGTCGCCATAAAGTATGGTGTTGAG AAATCTATTGCTTCACTTGGGCATGGAATTCTTGCTATCGATGAATCAAATGCTACATGTGGAAAGATGCTTGCTTCAATTGGTCTGGAGAATACAGAACAAAACCGCCAAGCTTATAGACAGCTTTTGTTGACCACCTCGGGTCTAGGTGCATATATATCTGGGGCTATTCTTTATGAGGAAACACTATACCAATCGACCACAGATGGAAAGAAGTTCGTGGACTGCTTACACCATGAGAAAATCATGCCCGGTATTAAGGTTGATAAG GGTTTGGTCCCATTACCTGGATCAAACAATGAATCTTGGTGCCAAGGATTGGATGGATTGGCCTCAAGATGTGCTGAGTATTACAAACAAGGCGCACGTTTTGCTAAATG GAGAACAGCTGTTAGCATTCCTTCTGGACCTTCTACTCTGGCTGTTATGGTGGCTGCATGGGGACTTGCTCGTTATGCTGCTATTGCCCAG GTTGCTATTCCTCTACATCAGCTCAAATCTGCTAATTCATCAACAAGCAAAAAGAAACCTGCAGAAAAGTATATCCAGGTTGTGTCGGTCGATAACCATGAATTTTGGCTCATGGGGTTTATGCACTACGATAGTGCCGCAAAGAGTTTACAGGATGCTTTGAATGACGCACAGAACACAAAACCGGTAACAACGGCTTCAAGTGTCTAA